Proteins encoded together in one Mercenaria mercenaria strain notata chromosome 18, MADL_Memer_1, whole genome shotgun sequence window:
- the LOC128550817 gene encoding uncharacterized protein LOC128550817, with protein sequence MQTILKSSFLDKFSETEKPKILPENANLLGITGDTAPFKGKTKIKLEIGSQTFEIWVLLAEIRNDFILGRDFILSQNCDLLFSKHMINLNGERLYCYSTEREVHMCRIAITDDIEVPPDTEMIITGRTIDPYPKDKPGVVEASQNFMENHDILVARALVEPKLGLIPIRIANLENTPIRLYKNTIIATLEGTELPEIIPTNLAETPSTSKSTNKSSQEIPDHLKECYERSTKDLTEEEKKEVKDLLCEFQDIFSKSDDDIGHTDLVEYTIDTGDNKPVRTPPYRIPLAKREMAEKEKKKTS encoded by the coding sequence ATGCAAACCATTCTTAAAAGTTCTTTCCTAGATAAATTCTCTGAGACAGAGAAACCTAAGATACTCCCAGAAAATGCAAACCTTCTTGGTATTACAGGTGATACAGCCCCATTTAAaggcaaaactaaaataaaacttgaaataggCAGTCAGACTTTTGAGATTTGGGTACTTTTAGCCGAAATACGCAATGATTTTATATTAGGTAGAGACTTCATTCTATCGCAAAATTGTGACCTACTATTTAGCAAACACATGATAAATTTAAATGGTGAACGGTTGTACTGTTATTCGACAGAGAGAGAGGTTCACATGTGCAGAATAGCAATAACAGATGACATAGAAGTACCTCCAGATACAGAAATGATAATCACAGGTAGAACTATTGATCCATACCCGAAAGATAAGCCAGGTGTTGTTGAAGCCAGTCAGAACTTTATGGAAAACCATGACATATTAGTGGCTAGAGCCTTAGTAGAACCAAAGTTAGGACTTATACCGATAAGAATTGCAAATTTAGAGAATACGCCAATCCGTCTCTACAAGAACACAATTATCGCTACATTAGAAGGCACAGAATTACCCGAGATCATACCAACGAATTTAGCTGAGACCCCTTCGACCAGTAAATCGACAAACAAATCTTCACAAGAAATCCCTGACCATTTAAAAGAGTGTTATGAAAGAAGTACTAAAGACTTAACAGAAGAAGAGAAGAAAGAAGTTAAAGACTTACTATGTgaatttcaagatattttctcCAAATCTGATGATGATATAGGTCATACAGATCTTGTAGAATACACAATTGATACAGGTGACAACAAACCAGTTAGAACACCACCTTACAGAATACCACTTGCAAAGAGAGAGATGGcagagaaagaaaaaaagaaaacttcttGA